One window of the Salvelinus fontinalis isolate EN_2023a chromosome 2, ASM2944872v1, whole genome shotgun sequence genome contains the following:
- the cln3 gene encoding battenin isoform X1, giving the protein MDEAVGVNADPDMPSDSEGRSSRWRNWTGFWLLGLCNNFAYVVMLSAAHDILKQQGSHNSTSPTPSTVALDIEGAKGSHYDCSPVSTAAVLLADILPTLLIKFSAPFFIHKLPYGFRVLVCVATAIASFLLVSFSSTVWISILAYRQRLQTTPHNDKAKTGVIFASVSAGLGELSFLSLTVFFSRDVLGGWGSGTGGAGVAGALLYSALTQAGLSPRNTLLIMLVVPVAMVISYFFLLVFPPSFPQWKCREVESVRGGDSQSRRPLLDDTDEEEEREKGAEEDKVTGPLTFIEKLHIIKGLLRFVVPLGVVYFAEYFINQGLLELLYFPNFYLSHAEQYRWYQTLYQVGVLVSRSSLCCVKFRRIWALSLLQCVNAVLLLLSVYYQFLPSAWLVFVIVLYEGLLGGAAYVNTFYFISKETGDRQREFAMVAASVGDSLGIAISGLIAFPVHRYFCSL; this is encoded by the exons ATGGACGAAGCAGTCGGCGTCAATGCAGACCCAGATATGCCATCTGACAGTGAGG GTCGTAGCTCGCGCTGGAGAAATTGGACTGGTTTTTG GTTGCTGGGGTTGTGCAACAACTTTGCGTACGTGGTGATGCTGAGTGCAGCCCATGACATCTTAAAACAACAAGGGTCTCACAACTCCACATCACCT ACCCCATCCACAGTTGCCTTGGACATTGAAGGTGCAAAAGGAAGTCACTACGACTGCAGCCCTGTTTCTACCGCG GCTGTTTTGTTGGCTGATATTCTTCCCACTCTCCTAATCAAGTTCTCTGCTCCATTCTTCATCCACAAACTCCCTTATGG TTTCCGAGTGTTGGTATGCGTTGCAACAGCGATTGCAAGCTTCCTTCTGGTGTCCTTTTCTTCTACCGTGTGGATAAGCATTTTGG cctacAGACAACGTCTAcagacaacaccccataatgacaaagcgaaaacag GTGTGATCTTTGCCAGTGTGAGCGCTGGACTGGGAgagctctccttcctctctctcactgtcttcttTAGCAG AGATGTGTTGGGGGGCTGGGGCTCGGGCACCGGTGGAGCAGGTGTGGCCGGGGCTCTGCTGTACTCTGCTCTCACGCAGGCTGGCCTCTCGCCCAGGAACACGCTGCTCATCATGCTGGTCGTACCTGTAGCCATGGTGATCAG CTATTTTTTCCTGCTTGTCTTCCCCCCATCCTTCCCACAGTGGAAGTGCAGGGAGGTGGAGTCTGTGAGGGGCGGAGACTCACAGAGCAGGCGGCCCCTATTGGATGacactgatgaagaggaggagcggGAGAAAGGTGCTGAAG AAGACAAGGTCACTGGACCACTGACATTTATTGAGAAACTACACATCATTAAA GGTCTGCTGAGGTTTGTGGTTCCGTTAGGAGTTGTCTACTTCGCGGAGTACTTCATCAACCAGGGCCTG TTGGAACTCCTATATTTCCCAAACTTCTATCTCTCCCATGCAGAGCAGTATCGCTG GTACCAGACACTGTACCAGGTGGGGGTGTTGGTCTCGCGatcctctctctgctgtgtgaagTTCAGGAGAATCTGGGCTCTCTCTCTGCTTCAG TGTGTGAACGCGGTGTTGCTGTTATTGTCGGTGTACTACCAGTTCCTGCCCAGTGCGTGGCTGGTGTTTGTGATAGTCCTCTACGAGGGGTTGCTGGGAGGAGCTGCATACGTCAACACATTCTACTTCATCAGCAAGGAG actggagacagacagagggagtttGCCATGGTGGCAGCCAGTGTAGGAGACAGTCTGGGCATCGCCATCTCCGGCCTCATAGCTTTCCCAGTCCACAGATACTTCTGCTCACTATAA
- the cln3 gene encoding battenin isoform X2 has translation MDEAVGVNADPDMPSDSEGRSSRWRNWTGFWLLGLCNNFAYVVMLSAAHDILKQQGSHNSTSPTPSTVALDIEGAKGSHYDCSPVSTAAVLLADILPTLLIKFSAPFFIHKLPYGFRVLVCVATAIASFLLVSFSSTVWISILGVIFASVSAGLGELSFLSLTVFFSRDVLGGWGSGTGGAGVAGALLYSALTQAGLSPRNTLLIMLVVPVAMVISYFFLLVFPPSFPQWKCREVESVRGGDSQSRRPLLDDTDEEEEREKGAEEDKVTGPLTFIEKLHIIKGLLRFVVPLGVVYFAEYFINQGLLELLYFPNFYLSHAEQYRWYQTLYQVGVLVSRSSLCCVKFRRIWALSLLQCVNAVLLLLSVYYQFLPSAWLVFVIVLYEGLLGGAAYVNTFYFISKETGDRQREFAMVAASVGDSLGIAISGLIAFPVHRYFCSL, from the exons ATGGACGAAGCAGTCGGCGTCAATGCAGACCCAGATATGCCATCTGACAGTGAGG GTCGTAGCTCGCGCTGGAGAAATTGGACTGGTTTTTG GTTGCTGGGGTTGTGCAACAACTTTGCGTACGTGGTGATGCTGAGTGCAGCCCATGACATCTTAAAACAACAAGGGTCTCACAACTCCACATCACCT ACCCCATCCACAGTTGCCTTGGACATTGAAGGTGCAAAAGGAAGTCACTACGACTGCAGCCCTGTTTCTACCGCG GCTGTTTTGTTGGCTGATATTCTTCCCACTCTCCTAATCAAGTTCTCTGCTCCATTCTTCATCCACAAACTCCCTTATGG TTTCCGAGTGTTGGTATGCGTTGCAACAGCGATTGCAAGCTTCCTTCTGGTGTCCTTTTCTTCTACCGTGTGGATAAGCATTTTGG GTGTGATCTTTGCCAGTGTGAGCGCTGGACTGGGAgagctctccttcctctctctcactgtcttcttTAGCAG AGATGTGTTGGGGGGCTGGGGCTCGGGCACCGGTGGAGCAGGTGTGGCCGGGGCTCTGCTGTACTCTGCTCTCACGCAGGCTGGCCTCTCGCCCAGGAACACGCTGCTCATCATGCTGGTCGTACCTGTAGCCATGGTGATCAG CTATTTTTTCCTGCTTGTCTTCCCCCCATCCTTCCCACAGTGGAAGTGCAGGGAGGTGGAGTCTGTGAGGGGCGGAGACTCACAGAGCAGGCGGCCCCTATTGGATGacactgatgaagaggaggagcggGAGAAAGGTGCTGAAG AAGACAAGGTCACTGGACCACTGACATTTATTGAGAAACTACACATCATTAAA GGTCTGCTGAGGTTTGTGGTTCCGTTAGGAGTTGTCTACTTCGCGGAGTACTTCATCAACCAGGGCCTG TTGGAACTCCTATATTTCCCAAACTTCTATCTCTCCCATGCAGAGCAGTATCGCTG GTACCAGACACTGTACCAGGTGGGGGTGTTGGTCTCGCGatcctctctctgctgtgtgaagTTCAGGAGAATCTGGGCTCTCTCTCTGCTTCAG TGTGTGAACGCGGTGTTGCTGTTATTGTCGGTGTACTACCAGTTCCTGCCCAGTGCGTGGCTGGTGTTTGTGATAGTCCTCTACGAGGGGTTGCTGGGAGGAGCTGCATACGTCAACACATTCTACTTCATCAGCAAGGAG actggagacagacagagggagtttGCCATGGTGGCAGCCAGTGTAGGAGACAGTCTGGGCATCGCCATCTCCGGCCTCATAGCTTTCCCAGTCCACAGATACTTCTGCTCACTATAA